CTTAAGATTGCGTCTGAAATCTGTGTTTACACGAATGATAATATCCGTGTCGAAGAATTAGAATAAATTTGAGGTAAAATTTATGGAAATGAAAGATTTAACGCCTAAAAAAATTGTCGAAGAGCTGAACCGCTATATTATCGGTCAGGAGCCGGCAAAAAAGGCGGTGGCCGTAGCGCTGAGAAACCGTTACCGCAGGAGTCTGCTTTCAGAGGAAATGCGTGACGAGTTTACGCCAAAGAACATTATTATGATGGGGCCGACCGGTGTCGGTAAAACCGAAATTGCCAGACGGATCGCCAAGCTGGTGTCGGCGCCCTTTATTAAGGTAGAGGCCACTAAATTTACGGAAGTGGGATATGTTGGGCGTGATGTGGAATCCATGGTCCGCGACCTGGTGACCACCTCCATCCGCAAGGTACAGCAGGAAAAAATGAAGGCCGTTTATGAGCAGGCCGAAGCGCGGGCGGATAAGCTGATCTTAGATATCCTAGTGCCCCTGAAAAAGAAAAAAGAAACCATCAAAACCCCTTTCGATATTTTTATGAAAAGCAACAAGCAGCCGGCCCAGCCTGAAACAACAGATCCGGCCAAAGAAGCCGAAAAAGCCGAAAGAGAAAAGAATCTTCAGATTAAGCGTGAAGCCATTGCCCAGGATCTGGCCGACGGTAAGCTGGAAGATGAGGTTATCGAAATCGAAGTGGAGGACGATGGCTCCAAAACCATCGGCGTCATGGCGGGGATGAATGATGATATGAACATCAACATCAACGACATTCTCGGCGATTTTCTGCCTTCCAAGAAGAAAAAACGGCACGTCAAGGTCAAGGACGCCCGTAAGATTTTTACCAACCAGGAAGCCCAGAAAATGATCGATATGGACGAGGTTAAGGAGATCGGTCTGCGCGAAGCCGAGCAGAATGGGATTATTTTCATCGATGAAATTGATAAGATCATTGGAAATGGCAATAACAACGGCCCCGATGTCTCGCGCGAAGGGGTACAGCGGGATATTCTGCCGATCGTGGAGGGCAGCACCATCACCACAAAATACGGTCCGGTGAAAACCGATTTTATTCTGTTTATCGGTGCGGGTGCTTTTCATGTGGCTAAGATATCAGATATGATTCCGGAGCTTCAGGGACGTTTCCCGATCACCGTTGAGCTGGACAGCCTGACAGAGGAGGATTTCAAGCAGATTCTTACCCAGCCTGAAAACTCAGCCATCCGCCAGTATCAGGAGCTTTTAAAAACCGAAGATGTCACCCTGGTCTTTGAGGACGACGCCATCGAAACACTGGCACAGATTGCGTTTGCGCAGAACGAGGAGCAGGAAAATATCGGCGCCAGACGTCTGCACACAGTGCTTGAAAAGCTGTTGGAGGAAGTCTCCTTCTACGCATCTGATTACGATGCCGATACCTTTGTGGTCAACAAAGCATATGTCAACTCTGTTTTTAAACCGGCAGAGCGAGAACGCAGTTATTCCAGATTTTTACTTTAAAAAAATAATAAAAATACTTGTCACTGCCCTGTAATTGTGTTATTATAGGGCAGTATGTTGTTATTACACACATTTTTCGAGGAACGGCAGGTGCCTGCGCAGCAGGTGGGCTTATTCCGGAGAGAAAAATGGAGGAAAAACCTAAGGAGGAATTATTATGGCAGCAGTAACAATGAAACAATTATTAGAAGCAGGTGTCCATTTCGGTCACCAGACCAGAAGATGGAACCCTAAAATGGCGCCTTACATTTTCACTGAAAGAAACGGTATTTACATCATCGACTTACAGCAGACAGTGAAAAAAATCGATGTTGCCTGCAACTTCGTTAAAGATGTAGCAGCAAACGGCGAAAGCATTTTATTTGTCGGAACCAAAAAACAGGCTCAGACCAGCATCGAAAAGGAAGCTAAGAGAAGTGGCAGCTTCTGTGTTAACCACCGTTGGTTAGGTGGTACCTTAACCAATTTCAGCACCATCAGCAAACGTATTGAGCGTTTAAAAGAATTAAAAGCGATGGAAGAAGACGGCACTTTTGAACTGTTACCGAAAAAAGAAGTTATCAAGTTAAAAAGAGAACGTGAAAAACTGCAGAAATTCTTGGGCGGCATTGAAGATATGAAGGAAATGCCTGGCGCGATGATCGTTATCGACAGCAAGAAAGAAAGAATCGCTATTGCAGAAGCACATAAACTGGGTATTCCAATCGTTAGTATCGTTGATACCAACTGTGACCCGGACGAAATTGACTACGTTATTCCTGGAAACGACGATGCAATCCGTGCCGTCGCTTTAATCCTGGGCGTATTAGCAGACGCTATTATCGAAGGAAAACAGGGCGAACAGTTTGAAGAAGCTGTCGTAGAAGAAACCGTTGTGGCAGAAGATGCCTCCGGCGACGTGGTTGTTGAAGAAGTTGTAGAAGTTGAAGCAGAAGTGACAGCTGAATAAGCTGTTTGACATTTAATCAGAGGAGGATACAGACGTGGACGCTAAATTAGTTAAAGAATTAAGAGAAAAAAGCGGCGCAGGCATGATGGACTGCAAAAAAGCTTTGGTTGCTACCGATGGTGACATTCAAAAAGCAATGGAATATTTAAGAGAACAGGGCTTAGCCGCTACCAATAAAAAAGCTGGCCGTGTTGCGGCGGAAGGTGTTGTAGAATCTTACATCCATATGGGCGGTAAAATCGGTGTTTTAGTTGAAATCAACTGTGAAACAGACTTCGTGGCTAAAACCGATGGCTTCAAGGCCTTTGCGAAGGATGTTGCCATGCACATCGCAGCTGCAAACCCAACCTATGTTTCCAAGGAAGAAGTGCCGGAAGCAGAAGTTGAACACGAAAAGGAAATCCTGAAGCATCAGGCATTAAATGAAGGCAAGCCGGAAAAAATCGTCGACAAGATGGTTGAAGGCCGTATCGGCAAATTCTACAAAGAAATCTGCCTGTTAGAACAGCCTTTTGTTAAAAACCCGGACATCACCATTGAAGATCTCGTAAAAGAACAGATCATGACAATTGGTGAAAATGTAAAAATCAGACGCTTTGCCCGCTTCCAGTTAGGCGAAGGGATCGAAAAGAAACAGGAAAACTTTGCAGAAGAAGTAGCTGCACAGATGAAATAAATAAGCTATCGAAAAAAGGACAGGCTGTCTCGCAGCGTGTCCTTTTTTATTTCCAGGTTGTTTTCATAATACACATAATACAAAGAGCACACACCAGGTAGTTATAAAAATGGATTTAAAAACGGAGGGGTATGATTCTTTTTGTTTAAAAAATGAAAATAAATAAATATATTTATAAAAAAATGCCTTTATACGTCCTGTGCTTTTTTGCTTTTTAACTTACAGCAGCTGTGTTCTGTGTATTATGTGTATTATGAAAAGGTCTCATAGTGATTGGCAGAATACCTTTGTGTTTTAAAACGAAAGCCTCTGACTGTTCATTGTTAATAATTTTTTAATAATTCCTTTATTACCAGGTTAGAAAGTTCCGTTACAATAAAGACAGCAAAAACGATGGAGGCTGTCAATGAGTAAAAAAAATTGTGAAAAAAATCGTATAAAAGGACTTTCTGAAGCAGAAGTAAACCAGCGTGTGCAGCAAGGCCGGCAGAACCGGACTCAAAGCGCTATGACCAAAACAACGGGTGAGATCATACAGAAAAATGTTTTTACGCTGTTTAATCTTATGAACCTGCTGATTGCCATTGCGCTTTTCTGTGTTGGCGCCTACAGCAACCTGCTGTTTTTGGGTATTATCATCTTAAATGTGCTTATCGGTATCGCGCAGGAGATTAAAGCGAAGAAAACCGTTGAGAAGCTCTCACTGCTGTCGGCGCCTTCGGCCACCGTGCTGCGTGGCGGTGAAGAAAAGACCATAACGGTGGAAGAAGTGGTTCAGGACGATATCATGGTCTTAAGCGCGGGCCAGCAGATCTGTTGTGACGCCGTTGTCATTTCGGGTGACGTCGAAGTCAATGAGGCGTTATTGACAGGGGAGGCAGATGCTGTTGGAAAAACGAAAGGCGGTAAGCTCCTGTCGGGCAGCAGCCTGGTCAGCGGCCAGTGTCTGGCAAGGGTTATACACGTTGGCGGTGATAATTATGCGTCTAAAATCGTGCGGGAGGCCAAACAGGTCAGGGAACAAAGCTCTGAGCTCATGCAGTCCATGCGCAGGGTAACCCGGATCACCAGCCTGTTTATTATCCCATTAGGGATTATTTTATTTCTGGAGGCCTTTGTTTTACGCGGCGATCCGCTTTTCACTTCGGTGGTGTCCAGCGCTGCGGGCCTTTTGGGAATGCTGCCCAAAGGGCTGGTGCTGTTAATCAGTGTCTCGCTGGCCGGAGGTGTCATTAAGCTGGCAAAAGATAAGATATTGATTCAGGACATGTTTTCTCTGGAAGCTTTGTCACATGTGGATGTGCTGTGCCTCGATAAAACCGGAACGCTGACTGAGGGAAAGATGGAAGTGGAACGGGTATGGCCTTTTGAAAACACACTGGCCAAAGGGGTAAAGCTGGAGTCTCTGATGGGTTCTTTTCTAAAATACAGCGATGATAACAATGCGACCTTCCAGGCTTTAAAACAGTACTTCCCCAAAAGTGACGCCTGTGCTTTAAGCTCGAGGGTTGCCTTTTCCTCGGAGCGGAAGTGGACGGCCATGACCTTTGAAAACGGCAGAACGCTTGTTATTGGCGCGCCGGAAAGGGTGCTGCAGGGTGAGATGCCGGATGGGCTGAAGAGCGAGATAAAAAAGGGGCGGAGGGTCCTGGTGGCTGGGGTTACAGAGGATGAAGTTACGAGCCGGACCAATCTGTCAAAGACAAGGCTTATCCCCTTGGCGGGAATCGTCATCCGGGATAAGGTGCGCAAAAGCGCGCCGAAGATTTTAAGCTATTTCAGAAAACAGGGCGTTACGGTGAAAGTCATCTCAGGGGATCATCCGGCGACGGTATCGACGGTGGCAAGAGATGCCCGGCTGAAAAATTATGACCAGGCCATTGACATGACGACCGTGGGAGAAGATGTGGATTTCAGTAAAATTGCGGAAGAATACACCGTGTTTGGGCGAACCACCCCCCAGCAAAAAAAGAAGCTGGTTCAGGCACTGAAGGCCGCAGGCCATTCTGTAGCCATGACCGGTGACGGCGTGAACGATCTTCTGGCTCTAAAGGAGGCTGACTGCTCCATTGCCATGGGCAATGGAAGCGACGCGGCCAGGCAGGCCGCACAGGTGGTTTTATTAGCGTCGGACTTTTCGGCGCTGCCGGGGCTATTGCTTGAAGGACGGCGCGTGGTGAATAATGTCACCCGCGCGGCAGGCGTCTTTTTTATCAAGACCATTTATTCCGTGGTCATGACGCTGATCTGCGTGCTGGCCAATATTCCCTTTCCCTTTTTGCCCATCCAGATTACGTTGATCGACGCTGTAATTGAAGCCTATCCCTCGTTTCTTACAGCCTTTGAGGCCGATGGGCGGCGCATTAACAGCCGATTTCTGCCCAAAGCGTTGTCGAAGGCACTGCCGAATGCAGCCGCCATTATTGTGTCATTTGTTATGGTCAATATCATAACAGCAGCAGGACTGATCGAAATCGGCATGGCTGAGAAAACAACGGTATTATATCTTCTGGCAGGCCTGGTAAGCATGCAGGCGGTTGTGAAGAACAACAGACTCTTCACAAGGCTTCGGGCGTTTGTGAGCATCACGATGGCCGCCGGTTATTTTGGCGCTGTTTTTATGTTCAGCCGGCTGCTGGGGCTGGAGAGGACCTTAAGCGCCAGTGCGCTGCTGCTGCTGGGGCTGTTATTGGCGGCAGCCTTTGGGGTTGAACGGCTTCTGACACATTGTGTCAAAGTTTATGACCGAAAAAAGCAGGCGGCAGCTGGCCGTTGTTTTCCGGTCCCGCACAATATGCCCCAAAAGGAACAGTGATCCTGAGACAAAGCGGTACCGGGGTGGCATTCCATTACGAATTTCTTGTGAAAGAAGCTTGACGAATGCAGGTGTTTTACGCTATAATAGTATTGTCCATTATGACTGTTTATTGGACGGTTAATGACCGTGTCGGCTCTTTGGCATAAAGGTAAGCCGATACAAACGGTACCTGAATAGATTTGTGATAAAGAGCACGAAAGTGTTCTTTTTTTACAGTTTGGATTGTTCTCGGTGTTCCCTTGAAAAACAGGGGGTTCTGAGGTATAATCGAACTAAGAATAGAAGGGGGATTATATGGAGACGAAATATAAAAGAATTATTATCAAGCTGAGCGGCGAAGCCTTGTCTGGTGAGGTTGGCTTTGGTATTGATCCGCCGACGGTGCAGCGTATCTGTGAATCGGTCAAAGAGGTTTTTGAACAGGATGTTGAGATCGCGATCGTTGTAGGCGGCGGCAACTTCTGGAGAGGCCGCTTTGGTGAGGGCATGGATAAATCCACCGCGGATTATATGGGAATGCTTTCCACTGTGATTAACGCGCTGGCGCTTCAGGATGTTTTAGAGCAGATGGGTGTGCCGGTGAGGGTGCAGACCGCCATTGAAATGAAGGAAGTGGCCGAGCCTTATATCCGCCGTAAGGCAGTCCGGCATCTGGAAAAGAAACGCGTGGTTATTTTTGCAGCCGGCACAGGCAATCCGTTCTTTACGACGGATACCACAGCGGCGCTGCGCGCGGCAGAAGTCGACGCCGAAATGATTCTGCTGGCCAAGAGTGTGGATGCGGTCTACGACTCGGATCCGGAAGTCAATCCGGAGGCTAAAAAATATGACCGCCTGACCTATATTGATGTCATCAACCAGGGGCTTAAGGTGATGGATTCCACCGCCATTACCCTGTGTATGGATAATAAAATACCCATCCTTGTTTTCGGTCTGGATCAGCCCGAAAATATCTTAAAGGCCGTTCGCGGCGAAACCATCGGAACAATTATCGAGGAGGCAGAATAATGTTAAACGAAATTAAAGACAGAGCCAATGATAAAATGCAAAAAGCCCTGAATAACTTAAACGAGAGTTTAGGAGGGCTCAGAGCCGGCCGTGCGAATCCCCATATTCTGGACAAAGTAACGGTTGATTATTATGGAGCGCCGACAGCCATTAACCAGCTGGCAAGTGTGGCGGTGCCTGAAGCCCGTATGATTACCATTCAGCCCTACGACAGCACTTCGATTTCTGCGATTGAAAAGGCCATTTTGACCGCGGATCTGGGCTTTAATCCGTCCAACGACGGCAAAATCATTCGTCTGGTGGTGCCGGAGCTGACAGAAGAACGCCGTAAAGAACTGGTTAAGCTAACCAAAAAGTACGGTGAAGAATGTAAGGTTGCCATGCGCAATATACGCCGTAAAGCCGTACAGGACCTGAAAGACGCTGAGAAGGAAGGTCTTATCAGTGAAGATGAGCTGCATCAGGGTGAGAAGGAAATCCAGAAGCTGACCGATGATGAAGTTAAGAACATCGAAAGTGTGCTGAAGGAAAAAGAAGGGGAAATCATGGCGGTTTAGCCAGTGATGCCCTGATTGTCAACTGAAATCCTTTCGGTTGTGTTTGTGAAACTAAATAAGTCTTTCACAAGAGTGGGGAAACCCACTCTTGTGTGTTTTTCGAGGCTTATTAAAATTTAGGAGAATATATGAAAAAGCAATCCAAGGAATCAATGCTTGAGGAGCTCATCGCGCCGGTGGTGGAAGCCGCGGGGTATGAGTGTGTTGATGTCACCTTTGAAAAAGCCGGAAAAGACTGGGTGTTAACCACCTACATCGACGGACCGGACGGCATCGGGCTGGATGACTGCGAAGCAGTCAGCCGCAGTCTCAGTGACCTGATGGATGAAAAAGATCCCATTGAGCAGAGCTACCTTTTAGAGGTATCATCTCCGGGAATAGACCGTCCCTTAAAAAAGGAAAAAGATTTTGTCCGCAATATGGATAAACGTATTGTCGTCAATTTCTACGCGCCGGTGAATGGCAGCAAGCAGTTAAGCGGTATCCTCAAAGGCTACAATGGCGCAGCGCTGACCCTACAGCTTGACTCTGAAGAAATGATGGAGCTGGAAATGTCTGCGATTTCCAAGGTTGCTCCGGAAATTGAATTTTAGGAAGGCGAATAAGTTATGAATGCAGAGTTTATGAGAGCGCTTGATGCTTTAGAAGCAGAAAAGAACATTGATAAGGAGGAGCTGATCGATGCCATTGAGGTATCCATCGAATCCGCCTACAAAAAAAATTATGGCAATGTCCAGGATGTGGATGTGAAGCTCGACCGTGAAACAGGAGAGATTACCGTTTACGCAACCCGTGATATTGTCGAGGAAGTCGAAAATCTGGAAACACAGATATCGCTCGAGGAAGCGCGCGAGCTTGACCCGACCTATGAGGCTGGGGATGTCTACCGTAAGATTATCACCCCGAGAGATTTTGGACGCATCGCGGCCCAGAATGCCAAACAGCTCATTGTCCAGCGAATCAAGGAAGCAGAGCGCAATATGGTTTACAACGAATACCTGGAACGCCAGGATGAGGTAATGACCGGGATGATCAACCGTATTGAGCGCGGCAATGTCTTTGTCGATATTGGAAACGGCGAAGGCTGTATGCCGCCGATGGAACAGGTTCCCGGAGAAAAATACTATCCGGGACAGCGCCTGAAGGTTTATCTGCTCATGGTGCGTAAAACCACCAAGGGACCGCAGCTCAGATTATCCAGAACCCATCCTGGACTGGTAAAGCGTCTCTTTGAGACCGAAGTACCGGAAATATATGATGGGGTGGTAGACATTGTGTCCATTTCCAGAGAAGCGGGTTCCAGAACCAAGATCGCAGTAAAGGCCAACGACTCGTCGGTCGATCCGGTTGGCGCTTGTGTGGGACAGAAGGGGATCCGTGTTCAGAACATCATCAATGAGCTGAACGGTGAAAAGATTGATATCATCAAATACAGCGACGATGTGCGCGAGTATTTATCCAATGCTCTGAGCCCGGCAAAAATTTACCGGATTCTGCCGAATAAAACGGAAAAGACTGCGATTGCAGTTGTCGATGATTTTCAGTTATCCCTGGCCATTGGGAAAGAAGGACAAAATGTCCGGCTTGCGGCAAAGCTGGCTTCCTGGAAAATTGACATTAAAAGCAAAAGCGACTTTGAACGTATGCTGGAAGAGAATCCCGATTTCGAGGCGGACTATACAAACGCCGGAGAAGAAGAGGATATTCTGGATGAGCTGAAAAATGAACTGGACGAGGTACTGGACATTCAGATTGATGAAGATCATGCCGAAAACCTCGATCATGTGCTGGATGAACTGGTAATGACGGACGAATTAGAGGATTTGGATGACTTTTTTGAATAAGTAAAGATTTATCCGGTATCTCTGTGATATAATATTATAATGTGTGCAGGAGGAAGCAATGAAAAAAATGCCCGTAAGAACCTGCGTGGTTTGTCATTCAAAAATTGAAAAGAAAAATCTATTGCGTATTGTCTGCAATAAAGACAATGAAATATTCTATGATCCAACGGGAAAAGCCAACGGGCGGGGCGCCTATATCTGTGACGACCCCAAATGCCTGGACGCTTTTCTGAGTAAAAATATTCTTGAAAAAGCTTTTAAACGGCCCATCGACAAAGATACCGTCGAAGAAGTGCGTCAAAAAATAAAAGAACAGCTGTCATAGGCCCTAACAGCCGATGAAAAATACAGCTATGGAGAGATCTATGAACAAATAAAAACAATTGAAGGGAGGAATTATATGTCAAAGTTAAGAGTTTATCAATTAGCAAGTGAATACGACGTTCCCAGCAAGGAATTTGTCGATATCTTAAACAAACATAATATTCCCGTAAAAAATCACATGAGTGTGTTAACAGAACAACAGGTAACGGACTTCAGAAAAGAATACAAAAAAGGTGAAGATACTAAAGAGCAGCCAAAGGCAGCGGCGCCGAAGCAGGAAGCAAAGGCTCAAAAGCCCCAGCAGCCAAAACAGGAAAACAAACCGCAGCCAAAAGCTCAGCCCCAGTCCAGGCCCCAGCAGCAGGAGCGCAAACCCCAGCAGGCAAAACCGCAGCAGCAGGAAAGAAAACCCCAGCAGCAGGAAAGAAAACCACAGCAAAGGGACAACAACGCCTCTCAGAACCGCCGGCCGGCAGATGGTCAGAGAAATGGCAGCAATGGCCAGAGCCAGCAGAAAAGAAATACCGGCGCGCAGGGAAACAGCGGCAATACGGGCAACCGTCCCAATAATGCCAAGGGCCAGACTGTGCCCAATAACAGCAAGCCAGACCGCAAAAACAAAAACCAGAAAAGAAATGCCAATAACAATAACCAGCCCGCTAAGGTAAGAGACCATAGCAAGAAGGGAAAAACAGCCCGCAGCGTTTACAAAAAGATGAAGGATGAGAAAAAGACCGAAAAAATGAAGAATCAGGTCTTTGAGATTCCGGAACTGGTAAGTGTTGGGGAGCTGGCGGAAATTCTGGATGTTGGCGCGACCGAAATTATTAAAATTTTAATGATGTCGGGCACCATGGCAACCATTAACCAGCAGATCGATTACGAAACCGCAGAGATTGTGGCGTCTGAGCTGGGCTATGAAGTCAAGGCTGTTAAACTGGAGGATGTCGTCACCAAAATTTTGGAAGAATATGACGAAGAAGATACCGGAAACGAAATTAAACGTCCGCCGGTTGTTACTGTTATGGGTCACGTAGACCACGGCAAGACCTCCCTCTTAGACCGTATCCGTAAGGCCAATGTTACAGCCGGTGAAGCTGGCGGGATTACCCAGCATATCGGTGCATATACGGTTACCATCAATGGTGAGACCATCACCTTTATTGATACGCCAGGTCATGAGGCCTTCACCGCCATGCGTTCCAGAGGGGCGCAGATGACCGATATCGCAATCTTAGTGGTAGCGGCCGACGATGGCGTCATGCCGCAGACCGTAGAAGCCATCAACCATGCCAAAGCGGCCGGTGTTCCAATCATTGTCGCCATTAACAAAATCGACAAGGATGGCGCTAATCCGGAACGTGTAAAACAGGAATTAACAGAGCACAATCTGGTGGTTGAAGAATGGGGCGGCGATGTTATCGCGGTGCCGGTTTCAGCTAAAAAAGGCGAAAACATCGATACGCTGCTTGAAATGGTTCTGCTGGTTTCCGAAATGGGTGAGCTCACAGCAGATCCTAAACGTGCAGCCCGCGGAAGTGTGATCGAAGCCCAGGTTAAAAAAGGAAAAGGCGTGACCGCCAGTCTTCTGGTACAGCAGGGTACCCTGCATGTTGGCGACTCGATTATTTCAGGTATGACCTACGGTAAGGTCCGTACCATGATTGATGATAAGGGCAAGCGGATTAAAAAAGCCGGCCCCTCCACACCAGTCGAAATTTCCGGCCTGTCGGATATCCCTGTCGCAGGGGATGACTTTATCGTGC
This region of Eubacterium sp. 1001713B170207_170306_E7 genomic DNA includes:
- the hslU gene encoding ATP-dependent protease ATPase subunit HslU produces the protein MEMKDLTPKKIVEELNRYIIGQEPAKKAVAVALRNRYRRSLLSEEMRDEFTPKNIIMMGPTGVGKTEIARRIAKLVSAPFIKVEATKFTEVGYVGRDVESMVRDLVTTSIRKVQQEKMKAVYEQAEARADKLILDILVPLKKKKETIKTPFDIFMKSNKQPAQPETTDPAKEAEKAEREKNLQIKREAIAQDLADGKLEDEVIEIEVEDDGSKTIGVMAGMNDDMNININDILGDFLPSKKKKRHVKVKDARKIFTNQEAQKMIDMDEVKEIGLREAEQNGIIFIDEIDKIIGNGNNNGPDVSREGVQRDILPIVEGSTITTKYGPVKTDFILFIGAGAFHVAKISDMIPELQGRFPITVELDSLTEEDFKQILTQPENSAIRQYQELLKTEDVTLVFEDDAIETLAQIAFAQNEEQENIGARRLHTVLEKLLEEVSFYASDYDADTFVVNKAYVNSVFKPAERERSYSRFLL
- the rpsB gene encoding 30S ribosomal protein S2, with amino-acid sequence MAAVTMKQLLEAGVHFGHQTRRWNPKMAPYIFTERNGIYIIDLQQTVKKIDVACNFVKDVAANGESILFVGTKKQAQTSIEKEAKRSGSFCVNHRWLGGTLTNFSTISKRIERLKELKAMEEDGTFELLPKKEVIKLKREREKLQKFLGGIEDMKEMPGAMIVIDSKKERIAIAEAHKLGIPIVSIVDTNCDPDEIDYVIPGNDDAIRAVALILGVLADAIIEGKQGEQFEEAVVEETVVAEDASGDVVVEEVVEVEAEVTAE
- the tsf gene encoding translation elongation factor Ts, which codes for MDAKLVKELREKSGAGMMDCKKALVATDGDIQKAMEYLREQGLAATNKKAGRVAAEGVVESYIHMGGKIGVLVEINCETDFVAKTDGFKAFAKDVAMHIAAANPTYVSKEEVPEAEVEHEKEILKHQALNEGKPEKIVDKMVEGRIGKFYKEICLLEQPFVKNPDITIEDLVKEQIMTIGENVKIRRFARFQLGEGIEKKQENFAEEVAAQMK
- a CDS encoding cation-translocating P-type ATPase, giving the protein MSKKNCEKNRIKGLSEAEVNQRVQQGRQNRTQSAMTKTTGEIIQKNVFTLFNLMNLLIAIALFCVGAYSNLLFLGIIILNVLIGIAQEIKAKKTVEKLSLLSAPSATVLRGGEEKTITVEEVVQDDIMVLSAGQQICCDAVVISGDVEVNEALLTGEADAVGKTKGGKLLSGSSLVSGQCLARVIHVGGDNYASKIVREAKQVREQSSELMQSMRRVTRITSLFIIPLGIILFLEAFVLRGDPLFTSVVSSAAGLLGMLPKGLVLLISVSLAGGVIKLAKDKILIQDMFSLEALSHVDVLCLDKTGTLTEGKMEVERVWPFENTLAKGVKLESLMGSFLKYSDDNNATFQALKQYFPKSDACALSSRVAFSSERKWTAMTFENGRTLVIGAPERVLQGEMPDGLKSEIKKGRRVLVAGVTEDEVTSRTNLSKTRLIPLAGIVIRDKVRKSAPKILSYFRKQGVTVKVISGDHPATVSTVARDARLKNYDQAIDMTTVGEDVDFSKIAEEYTVFGRTTPQQKKKLVQALKAAGHSVAMTGDGVNDLLALKEADCSIAMGNGSDAARQAAQVVLLASDFSALPGLLLEGRRVVNNVTRAAGVFFIKTIYSVVMTLICVLANIPFPFLPIQITLIDAVIEAYPSFLTAFEADGRRINSRFLPKALSKALPNAAAIIVSFVMVNIITAAGLIEIGMAEKTTVLYLLAGLVSMQAVVKNNRLFTRLRAFVSITMAAGYFGAVFMFSRLLGLERTLSASALLLLGLLLAAAFGVERLLTHCVKVYDRKKQAAAGRCFPVPHNMPQKEQ
- the pyrH gene encoding UMP kinase, which gives rise to METKYKRIIIKLSGEALSGEVGFGIDPPTVQRICESVKEVFEQDVEIAIVVGGGNFWRGRFGEGMDKSTADYMGMLSTVINALALQDVLEQMGVPVRVQTAIEMKEVAEPYIRRKAVRHLEKKRVVIFAAGTGNPFFTTDTTAALRAAEVDAEMILLAKSVDAVYDSDPEVNPEAKKYDRLTYIDVINQGLKVMDSTAITLCMDNKIPILVFGLDQPENILKAVRGETIGTIIEEAE
- the frr gene encoding ribosome recycling factor, which encodes MLNEIKDRANDKMQKALNNLNESLGGLRAGRANPHILDKVTVDYYGAPTAINQLASVAVPEARMITIQPYDSTSISAIEKAILTADLGFNPSNDGKIIRLVVPELTEERRKELVKLTKKYGEECKVAMRNIRRKAVQDLKDAEKEGLISEDELHQGEKEIQKLTDDEVKNIESVLKEKEGEIMAV
- the rimP gene encoding ribosome maturation factor RimP yields the protein MKKQSKESMLEELIAPVVEAAGYECVDVTFEKAGKDWVLTTYIDGPDGIGLDDCEAVSRSLSDLMDEKDPIEQSYLLEVSSPGIDRPLKKEKDFVRNMDKRIVVNFYAPVNGSKQLSGILKGYNGAALTLQLDSEEMMELEMSAISKVAPEIEF
- the nusA gene encoding transcription termination factor NusA; its protein translation is MNAEFMRALDALEAEKNIDKEELIDAIEVSIESAYKKNYGNVQDVDVKLDRETGEITVYATRDIVEEVENLETQISLEEARELDPTYEAGDVYRKIITPRDFGRIAAQNAKQLIVQRIKEAERNMVYNEYLERQDEVMTGMINRIERGNVFVDIGNGEGCMPPMEQVPGEKYYPGQRLKVYLLMVRKTTKGPQLRLSRTHPGLVKRLFETEVPEIYDGVVDIVSISREAGSRTKIAVKANDSSVDPVGACVGQKGIRVQNIINELNGEKIDIIKYSDDVREYLSNALSPAKIYRILPNKTEKTAIAVVDDFQLSLAIGKEGQNVRLAAKLASWKIDIKSKSDFERMLEENPDFEADYTNAGEEEDILDELKNELDEVLDIQIDEDHAENLDHVLDELVMTDELEDLDDFFE
- a CDS encoding YlxR family protein, whose protein sequence is MKKMPVRTCVVCHSKIEKKNLLRIVCNKDNEIFYDPTGKANGRGAYICDDPKCLDAFLSKNILEKAFKRPIDKDTVEEVRQKIKEQLS
- the infB gene encoding translation initiation factor IF-2; its protein translation is MSKLRVYQLASEYDVPSKEFVDILNKHNIPVKNHMSVLTEQQVTDFRKEYKKGEDTKEQPKAAAPKQEAKAQKPQQPKQENKPQPKAQPQSRPQQQERKPQQAKPQQQERKPQQQERKPQQRDNNASQNRRPADGQRNGSNGQSQQKRNTGAQGNSGNTGNRPNNAKGQTVPNNSKPDRKNKNQKRNANNNNQPAKVRDHSKKGKTARSVYKKMKDEKKTEKMKNQVFEIPELVSVGELAEILDVGATEIIKILMMSGTMATINQQIDYETAEIVASELGYEVKAVKLEDVVTKILEEYDEEDTGNEIKRPPVVTVMGHVDHGKTSLLDRIRKANVTAGEAGGITQHIGAYTVTINGETITFIDTPGHEAFTAMRSRGAQMTDIAILVVAADDGVMPQTVEAINHAKAAGVPIIVAINKIDKDGANPERVKQELTEHNLVVEEWGGDVIAVPVSAKKGENIDTLLEMVLLVSEMGELTADPKRAARGSVIEAQVKKGKGVTASLLVQQGTLHVGDSIISGMTYGKVRTMIDDKGKRIKKAGPSTPVEISGLSDIPVAGDDFIVLENEKEARQLAEKRREMEKDARQAKMRLSLDDLFTKIQEGQIQDINIIIKADVQGSIEAIKQSLEKLNTEDVRINVIHGAVGAVNETDVMLASTSNAIIIGFNVRPDKNALAAAETEEVDIRLYRVIYDAIEDVKKAMEGMLAPEFVEKVTGNAEVREVFKIPNGSMIAGSYVTDGKISRNDEVRIIRDGIVVFEGEIASLRRFKDDVKEVASGYECGIGIEKYNDIKLGDVIETFVMEAVAREL